TCCTCAGCGGGCTGCACGGCTCGTCGGCGTCGCTGCTGCTCGCGGACTGGTTCCGGCGGGAGCGCCGTGCGGCGCTGGTGGTGGCGCCGTCGCGCGACGCGGCCCTACGGCTGGCCGACGACCTCGAGGCCTGGCTCGGGCCCGGCGACGTCGTCTACCTGCCGCAGCAGGAGGTGCTCGTCTACGACCGCCAGTCGCCGGACGCCGAGCTGGTCGGCGCCCTGATGGCCGGGCTGGCGAGGCTGGGCACCGGCGCGCCGGCGCTCGCGGTGACCTCGCTGTACGGTCTGCGCCAGCGGGGGCTGTCGCCGTCGCGCCTGGCGGCGGCCACGCTCGCGCTGGCCGTCGGGGGCCGCCACGACCGCGAGGGGTTCTGCGCGCGGCTGGGGGAGCTGGGCTACGCCTGCGTCGGCCTGGTCGCCCGCACCGGCGAGTACGCGCGGCGCGGCGCGCTCATCGACCTGTTCCCGCCCGGGGACCACCCGCTGCGCGTGGAGTTCTTCGACGACGAGATCATCTCGCTGCGCACCTTCGACCCCTCGACCCAGCGCACGCTGGCGAAGCTCGAGCGGATCGACGTGCTGCCGGTCAGCCACCTCGTGCTGGACGACGAAGCCGTCCTGGAGGCGCAGCTGCGCGTCGAGCAGCTCGTCGAGGACGGGGAGCTGGCCGACGACGACCGGCTGGACCTCGACGCCCGCCTCGAGGAGCGCGTCCACGCCGCCGGCCTCGAGGCCTTCCTGCCCCTGTTCGGCGCGACCGCCCTGCTCACCGACCACCTGCCCCCCGACGCCTGCCTGATCTGGAGCGACCCGGCGGCGCTGGCCGCGCAGTCCGAGCTGCTGGACGAGGAGATCCCGCGCCTGCGCGAGACGCGCCTGCGCCACGACCCCTGGCTGCCGGACACCGCCGAACTGGTGGCCCCGGCCGGCGAACTGGCCGTCCTGACGCTGCCCCAGGCCGCGCTGAGCGGCGGCTGGGTCGGGGACGACCCCGTGCGCTGGCTGGAGCGCGACGCGTTCGAGACCGCGCGCTTCGACACGCACCGCCCGGGCCTGCGCGGCGGCGACGTGGCGCGGCTGGCCGCGGCGCTGTCGGCGTGGGAGAAGGAGGGCCGCTTCGCCTGCGTGCTCTGCGACAACCAGGGGCAGGCCAGCCGCCTCGCCGAGCTGCTGCTGGAACAGGAAGGGGCCCTGCCCGCGGCGATGCCGGTGGTGGGCCGCCTCGCCGAGGGCTTCCTGTGGCCGGCGGCCGGGCTCGCCCTGGTGACCGACCACGAGTTCTTCGACCGCTACCAGCGCCCGGCCCGCGCCCGCTTCCGCGGCGGCGCGGTGGTCAAGGACTCCGGCAACCTGCAGGCGGGCGAGTACGTGGTCCACGTCGAGTACGGCATCGGCCTGTACCGCGGCCTGCGGCGCATCACGGTCCAGGACGCCGAGCGCGAGTGCCTGCTGCTGGAGTACGCGGCCGGGGACAAGGTCTACGTCCCGGTCGAGAAGATCGGCCTAGTCGAACGCTTCAGCAGCGACCGCGCCGCGGCGCCGGAGCTGAGCCGCCTGGGCACCGCGTCCTGGGCCCGCGTGACCAAGAAGGCGCGCAAGGCGATCCAGGCCATGGCGGCCGAGCTGCTGAACCTCTACGCCGCGCGCCAGAGCCTGCCCGGCTTCGCCTTCCCGCCCGACGGCGACCTGCTGCGCTCGCTCGAGGAGTCCTTCCTGCACGAGGAGACTCCCGACCAGCTCACCTCCATCGCCGACGTCAAGCACGACATGGAGCGCGCGCAGCCCATGGACCGCCTGGTCTGCGGCGACGTCGGCTACGGCAAGACCGAGGTCGCCATGCGCGCCGCCTTCAAGGCGGTCGAGGCGGGGCGCCAGGCCGCCGTGCTCTGCCCCACCACGCTGCTGGCCCACCAGCACGGCGAGACCTTCGCCGAGCGCTACCGCGACTTCCCGGCCCGCGTGGCGGTGCTGAGCCGCTTCCAGTCGCCCCGCGAGCAGCGCGAGGTCGTGCGCCGCGCGCGCGAGGGCGAGCTGGACGTGCTGATCGGCACGCACCGGCTGCTGTCCCGCGACGTCCGCTTCCAGCGGCTCGGCCTCTTGGTCATCGACGAGGAGCACCGCTTCGGCGTGCGCCACAAGGAGCGGCTGAAGCAGCTGCGCAAGGAGGTGGACGTGCTGACCCTCAGCGCCACGCCCATCCCGCGCACGCTGTACCTCTCGCTGATGGGCGCGCGCGACATGTCGCTGATCACCACCCCGCCGCGCGACCGCCTGCCGATCCACACCGAGATCTGCGCCTACAGCGAGGAGGTGCTGCAGGAGGCGATCCTGCGCGAGCTGCACCGCGGCGGCCAGGTCTTCTTCGTGCACAACCGGGTCGAGACGATCCAGGCCACGGCCTCGAAGGTCCGCGAGCTGCTGCCCAGCGTCCGGGTCTGCGTCGCCCACGGCCAGATGGACGAGGACGCGCTGGAGCGGGTGATGGCCGCCTTCCTGGCCCAGGAGTTCGACGTGCTGGTCACCACGACGATCATCGAGTCGGGGCTGGACATGCCGCGGGTCAACACGATCGTCATCGACCGCGCCGACCGCTTCGGCCTGGCCCAGCTCTACCAGATCCGCGGCCGGGTCGGCCGCTCCAGCCAGCGCGCCTTCGCCTACCTGATGACGCCGCCGGGGGAGGCCCTCTCGCAGGACGCGCGGCGGCGGTTGTCGGCGCTGCAGGAGTTCCAGGCGCTGGGCTCCGGCTACCACATCGCGATGCGCGACCTGGAGATTCGCGGCGCCGGCAACATCCTGGGCCAGGAGCAGCACGGGCACCTCGAGGCCATCGGCTTCGACCTCTACTGCCGCCTGCTGGACGAGGCCGTCTCCGAGCTGCGGGGCGACGGGCGCGCGACGGCGCTGGACGTCAAGATCGACCTGAAACTGCCGGCCTACCTGCCCGACGACTACATCGGGGACCCCGAGCAGAAGATGGACCTCTACCGCCGCCTGGTGCGGATCGCCGACGATCGCGGCTTCCGGCTGGTCGCGGACGAGATCCGCGACCGCTACGGCCCGCCGCCCCCGCCGGTCGCCAACCTGTTGCAGATCGGGCGGATCCGGGCCCTGGCGGCCCGCAACGGCGTGGAGGAGATCCGGGTCGGCCGGCGGGAGCTGAGCCTGTTTTTCGCTGGCGGGAGGGAGCCCTCCCCCCTTATACTCCGCGGTTTGATGGGAACCGGTCCCAAGGGGCTGATGTTCAGGGCCGTCGACCAGCTCGAGCTGAAGATCCCGGCGACCCGCGACGACGCCCCGGCTGCCGCCTATCACATCCTGGACCTCATCGATCGTTTGCGCGAGGACGCGGGCGGCGATCCGGCCGCCGCCGTGCCCTCGAAACCCCTGAGTCGAGTGAAGGAGACGTCATGACCTCGAACGCACGCAGGTTCCTCGCCGCGGCCGCCGCGACGGCGGCGCTCGCGCTGGTCCTGGGAGCCGCCGGCTGCGGCGGCAAGTCCGAGAAACCGGCGGCGGGCGCCGACAAGGAGGACGGGCGCGTCGTCGTGAACGTCGGCGAACGCAAGGTCACGGCCGGCTACTACCAGTCCCGCCTGCAGAAGATGGCCGCGAACGACCTGCCCCGCGACGCGGAGGGCAAGGCCTTCGACACCGCCACCCCGGCCGGACGGCGCGCGTTCCTGGACGTCATCATCAACAAGGAGTTGATGGTGCTCAAGGCCAAGGAGCTCGGCTACGACGAGCAGGAGGACGTCAAGAAGCTCATCGAGGCGGTCGTCTACTACCAGTCGACCCAGGTGATGCGCACCGACCTGATCCAGAAGCCGGGCGAGGAGGTGTCGGCGGAGGAGATCAAGGCCTACCACGACCGCCGCACGCAGGTCCGGCACTTCGAGTTCATCATCTGCAACTTCGAGGCCGACGCCGCCAAGGCCCGCCAGGCGGTGCTTGACGGCGGCCTGTGGGAGACCGTCGCCGAGGAGTACAACGACGGGTCGCGCGGCCCCTCCAACGACTACCGGATGCAACTGCAGTTCGGCACCGCCGACGACATGTTCGAGCGCCCGCTCTTCGAGCTGGGGGTCGGCGAGGTCAGCCGCCCCATCGAGAGCGTCTACGGCTACTGGGTCGTGCGCCTGGACAGCGTGCAGACCGTGCGCGAGCGCCCCCTGGACGACGAGTACCGCGAGCGCATCCGCGCGACCATCTCCCAGAAGCGCGCCAAGCTGCGCGAGGCGACCTTCATCAAGGAGAGCCGCGAGCGCCACGAGTTCAAGTACGACGACGCCGCGCTGTGGATCGTCTTCAACGGCATGCCCGAGGATGAGCCCTACCTCGACCAGGCGACCCAGAAGCCCGTCGAGAAGGAGCGGCTGCGGCCCCTCGACGTCCCGGCGTCGGAGCTGGGGCGGTTCTTCTTCAGCTTCCGGCCCGACCCCGACCAGGAGCCCCAGGTCTGGACCATCGGGGACTACAAGGCCAAGTACGACGAGATGAGCGTCTTCCAGCGGCCGAAGCGCAACACCCTGCTCGGCGGCGTGAAGAACAAGCTCTTCGGCGACATGGTCGACCAGGCCCTCTACGCCGCCGAGGCGCGCGAGCGCGGCTACGACAAGGACCCGCGCGTCATCGCCGAGGCGAACGAGCGCAGCGAGCAGCACATGCTGTCGCTGTTCCACGACGAGGTCGTGAAGTACGACGAGCACGTGAGCATGGAGGCGATCCGCGCCCTGTACGAGGAGAACCCCGCGGTCTACCGCGTGCCCGAGGAACGCCGCGGCCGCATCATGATGTGCGCGGACAAGTCCGCTGCCGAGGCGGCGGCCGCCGACCTGGCCGCCGGCCAGCCCTGGAGCACCGTCTTCGCGGCCCGCAACAAGTCCACCGGCGGCACGCCGGAAGGGCAGATCTCCATCAACGAGCTCGCGCAGTCGGCCGACCGCGACCGGCTCTTCGCCCTGACGCGGCCCGGCGAGGTCAGCGCGCCGTTCCCGTCGCACGACCTCTGGTGCCTGGTCATGCTCGACAACGCCACGCCCGGGCGGCAGAAGCCGCTCGACGAGGTGATCAACGACGTCGGGGCGAGGGTCAAGCGCAAGCGCCAGGACGAGGCCCTGCAGACGCTGCTGGCGCAGTGGCGCAACGAGTACCCGATCAAGATCAACGACCGCGTCCTGGACTCCCTGCCTTCCTGGGAGCAGCTGCAGGCGTCCAAGCCGGCGTCCAAGTAGCGCCGGACGCCCAGAGGTGTCGCGGGCGCCGGGGGGAGCCTCTCCCCGGCGCCCACTTTGAAAGGAAGCAGGCATGATGGCAGCGCGGCGATGGATGGCGACGGCGGCCCTGGCGCTGGCGGCGGTCTCGGCGAAAGCGCCGGCGGCCCGGGCCCAGGACGCCGCGTCCGCGGCGGCGCCGGACACGACGGCGGCGACCGCGACGATGGCGACCGCGACCCCCGAGCTGGTCGACCGCATCATGGTCGTCGTCGACGAGGAGGCGATCCTGCAGAGCGACCTCGAGCGCGAGATCGCCCTCTACCACCTCGAGTCCCGCAACATGGGCGCCCCCGACGACAAGGACGAGGCGACGGTGCGCGCCGAGGTCCTCGACCGGCTGATCGAGAGCAAGCTCATCATCGCGGCCGCCCGCCGCGAGGAGATCGAGATCAGCGAGGAGTCCGTGGAGCGGGAGGTCCAGGCGAACATCGACCAGCTCGTGCGCTACTACGGGTCGCAGGCGCGGCTCGAGGCGGAGCTGGCGGACAACGCGATGACCCTGGACGACTACCGCCGCCGCTCCGCCTCCCAGCTGCGCGACCAGCACTACATGCGGGCCGTGGTCAACCGCTTCATCCGGCCGGGCATCGAGGTGCGCGAGGAGGAGGTCGAGGCCTACTACGCGGCCCACCGCGACGAGGTCCCCGCGGCCCCCGACACCCTGGCCCTCTCGGACATCCTGATCGCCGTGCAGCCCTCGCCGGAGGTCCAGCGCGATCTGCAGGCCAAGCTCGGGGCCGTGATGCAGGAGCTGGGCCGCGGCGACGCCTTCGGCGCGGTCGCCGACCGCCACACCGCGGGCCCCGGCGCCGGCGCCGGCGGCCGCATCGGCCTGGTCCGCCCGGGCGAACTGTTCAGCCGCGCGCTGGAGGACGCCGTGTTCTCGCTGCAGGAGGGCGAGACCTCCCAGCCCGTGGTCACCGAGCGCGGCCTGCACGTCGTGCACGTGGACAAGGTCGGGGAGGAGGGGCGCGAGATCAGCCAGATCTTCTTCCCCATCGAAGTGACCGAGGACGACGTCGCGCGCTCGCGCGCCGAGGCCGAGGCCGCCCACGCGCGCCTCACGGCCGGCGAGCCCTTCGCGAAGGTGGCCGCCGAGGTCAGCGTCGATCCCGGTTCCGCCCCGCGCGGCGGCGAGCTCGGCACCTTCGTCCTGGACGAGCTGTCGCCGACCATCCGCGAGCACCTGGCCGAGGCCGCGGCGGGCGCGATCACGCCGCCGTTCCTGACCCCGGCGGGTTTCTACATCTTCCTGGTGCGCGAACGGACCGCCGGCGCGAGCGCGGGCTTCGAGGAGCTGCGCGACCAGGTGCGCCAGGCCGTCGAGTCCCAGAAGCTGCAGGAGGCCCTGGCCGTCTACGTCGAGGGCCTGCGCGCGCGGTTCGCCGTCGACCGCAAGGACTGAGAGCCGGCGCCCGCCGGCAGGGAGGCCGTCGCTTGCTGCAGCGCTTCGCCGGACGTGAGCCGGTCGTCGGCCGCTTCCTGGACCTGGAACGGTCCGGGAAACTGGGCCAGAGCTACCTCTTCGTCGGGCCCGACGGCAGCGGCAAGGAGCTCACCGCCCTGGAGATCGCCCGGCTGATCAACTGCGCCGACCCCGAGGCCTGCCGCCGCGAGGCCGCGTGCGAGAGCTGCCGCAAGGCCCTCGGCTTCCAGCATCCCGACATCCAGTGGATCTGCCCCGCGCCGGCGTCCCTCGCCGACGCCGAGGTCGGCGAACTGCTGGCGGCCAAGGCCGAGGACCCGTTCCACCGCCCGTCGTTCGCCGGTTCGAGCGAGGTGCTGATCGGCGACCCGGACCGGCCCGGACCGCTCACGATCCGGTCGGTGCTGCAGTTCCTGCGCCTGAAGCCGTTCCAGGGCCGGCACAAGGTGGCGATCGTCGGCGACGCCCACCGCCTGCGCGCGGGCGCCGCCAATGCCTTCCTCAAGACGCTCGAGGAGCCGCCGCCCGGCGCGCTGATCCTGCTGCTGTCGAGCCTGCGCGGCGCGGTCCTGCCCACGATCCTCTCGCGCTGCCAGCGCGTGGCCTTCGAGCCCTACCCGCGCGAGGAGCTGGCGCGGCTGTTGGTCGACCTCTACGACCTGCCGCCGGCGCAGGCCGCGGACCACGCCCTGGCGGCGGACGGGGACGCCCGCCGCGCGGCCCGTTACCGCCTGACCCTGTCGCGCGCGCTGCGGGCCTGGGCCCGCGGGCTCGTCGCCGACCTGGACGCCGGCCGCCTCGGCACGGCCCAGATCGCGGCCGAGATGCTGCACAAGGGGGCGGTGCCGGCCGAGCTGCTGGCCGAGGCCGCGGACGGCGTGACCCGCCCCGGCGTCGCCAAGGAGCTGTCCGAGCGCCGTGACCGGGCGATTCAGCTTTGCGAGCAGATGCATCTCCATTACAGTGAAATCCTGGGCTGCGCCGCGCGCGGCGACGGCTGGGAGCCGCGCCTGCCCCGCGACGCCGCCCTGATCGCGGACCTCGCGGGCCGCCGCACGCCCGCCGGCCTGCTGCGCGACATCGACGCGGTCGAGCAGGCCCGGCGCGAGATCGACCAGAGCCTCAATCTCGGCCTGGTGATGGCCGTGTTGTTCCAGGAGCTGAGCGACCATGTCCGACTGGATCGAGCCGCCGCGCGGGCCTGAGCCCGACGCCGCCGCGCCCGCGGCTCAGCAAGACGCGCCGCACGACGCGCCGCTTGAAGCGTCGTACGATGCGTCGTACGAGGCGCCGCACGCCGCCGCGTCGCCGGCGTCCGATCCCGACGCCCTGGTCATGGTGCAGTTCAAGGGACACCGCAAGGCCTGCTACCACAACCGCCGCGCGGTCGGCCTCGACGTGGGCGACTACTGCATGGTGGAGGCGGACCGCGGCCGCGACATGGGCCGCGTCTGCTACGTCGGCCCCGGCAAGGAGGTCTGGCGGCGTGAGGCCGCGCGCCAGGGCGTGCTGGCCACCTGCGGGCCGGACGACCTGAAGCGCCTGCACGAGAACCGCGCCGACGAGTGGGAGTGCTACGACATCTGCCTGGAGAAGATCCAGGAGCGTCGCCTCGAGATGGAGCTGGTGACGGTCGAGCGCCAGTACGACCGCAACAAGATCACCTTCTTCTTCACGGCCGAGAAGCGCGTCGACTTCCGGCAGCTGGTCAAGGACCTCGCCGCGATCTTCCGCACGCGCATCGAGCTGCGGCAGATCGGCGTGCGGGACGAGGCGAAGATCAAGGGCGGCATGGGGATCTGCGGGCGCGAGCTGTGCTGCAGCAGCTTCCTGGGCGAGTTCAGCCCCGTCACCCTGAAGATGGCCAAGGGGCAGCAGCTGCCGCTGAGCCCGAACAAGCTGTCGGGCCTGTGCGGGCGGCTGCGCTGCTGCCTGTCGTACGAGCACGAGGGGTACCTCGAATCGCTGGCGCGCATGCCGCGCGTCGGCGCCCGCGTGACCACCCCGCGCGGCGAGGGGCGAGTCCGCAAGCTCGACCTGCTGCGCGAGACCGCCACGGTGCAGCTGGACGAGGGCGCCCAGACGCTGGTGCTGGGCGCGGCCGAGATGACCTGGGACGTGCGCCAGGACCTGCCGCGCAGCCGGCAGCGGCGCCCGCGCAAACCCTGCCACCGCGACGAGCCGACCGAGCACTGACCTCCCGCCCGCCGCGCACGGGCCCGGACCCATCACCGCCCGTCGCCGGAGGACGCTTGTACACCGACACCCACCTGCACCTGGACCGCCGCGAGTTCGCCGGCGAGGTCGACGCGGTCCTGGACAGGGCGGCGCGGGCGGGCGTCACGCGCCTGATCAACATCGGCTACGACCTGCCCAGCAGCGAAGCCTCGGTGGCGCTGGCCCGGGGCGACGGCCGCCTGCGGGCCGCCGTCGGCGTCCACCCGCACGACGCGCTGGTGATCGCCGACGCGGACGGGGCGGTCACGCCGGACGGCGAGCGCGCCCTGGCGCGCCTGGCCGAGCTGGCCGCGGACCCGCGCGTGGTGGCGATCGGGGAGATCGGCCTGGACTTCTACCGCGACCTGTCGCCGCGCCCGGCGCAGCGGGCGGCGCTGCGGGCCCAGCTCGCGCTGGCCTCGCGCCTCGACCTGCCGGTGGTGCTGCACGTGCGCGACGCCCAGGACGACATCGTCGACGAGCTCGAGGCCGCGGGCGTGCCGGCGCGGGGCGGCATCCTGCACAGCTTCGCCGGCGGGGCCGGGCACGCCGCCTGGGGCGTGGCGCACGGGTTCCTGCTGGGGATCGGCGGCCCGGTGACCTACCGCAACAGCGGCCTGCCGGAGGTCCTGGCCGGCGTCGCTCCCGAACATCTGGTCCTGGAGACCGACGCGCCCTGGCTGCCGCCGGTGCCGCACCGCGGCGCCCGCAACGAACCCGCCTTCCTGCCGTTCACCGCGGCCCGCGTCGCGGAGATCTGCGGCCTCGCGGCGCCGGAGCTGGCGCGCATCACCGGGGCCAACGTCGACCGCCTGTGCGGCGCGCGGGGGTGGGCGTGAGCGAGCCCCTGAACCGCAGCCAGCTCGAACTGCTGCGCGCCCACGACGTGCGCCCGGTCAAGCGCCGCGGGCAGAACTTCCTGCTGGACGGGAACCTGGCGCGGGCCATCGCGGCCGACTGCCTGGAGCTCGGGACGGACGTCCTGGAACTCGGGGCCGGGGGCGGCGCGTTGACCTTCCCGCTGCTGGAGGCCGGGGCGACGGTGACCGCGGTCGAGGTCGACCGGCACCTCTGCGACCTCCTGCGGGAGGAAACGGCCGGACGGGAACGATTCCGGCTGGTGGAGGCCGATATCGCGCGTCTGGACTGGTCCGCGACGCTGGATCTGGCCGGTCCTCGGCCGGTGGTGGCCGGGAACCTGCCCTACGTCCTGACCAGCGAGGTGCTGTTCGCGCTCATCGACCACCGCCGCCGCGTGGCCGGGGCGGTCTTCATGATCCAGCGCGAGGTGGCCGCCCGGCTGGCCGCCGGTCCGGGCAGCAAGGAGTACGGCGTGCTGGCGGTGGTGCTCGGCTCGCAGTTCGAGGTGGAGGTGCGCCGGCAGGTGCCGGCGGCGGTGTTCTGGCCGCGGCCCGACGTCGTGTCGGCCGTGGTCGTCCTGCGCCCGCGGCCGGACACGTGGGACGACGGGGAACTCTCGCGGTTCCGGGCCCTGGTCAAGGGGCTCTTCCAGCAGCGGCGCAAGCGCACGGCCACCGTCCTGCGCGCGCTGTGCGGCGTCGACGAGGCGACCGCGGCCGGCTGGTGCCGCGCCGCGGGCGTGGATCCCGACGCGCGGCCCGAGCAGGCGCCGCGCGCGGCCCTGCGCGAACTGGCCCGGCTCATTCCCGGGGAGGGCGGACGTTGAGGTGCAGGCCGGGAACGAGGATCGCCGCGGCGCTGGCGCTGCTGTGGCTGCTGGCGGCCGCGGTCGGCGCGGCGCAGGACGACCCCGACGAGGCGGCGGCCCAGGCCGCGGCCGACAGCCTCGCCGCCGCCGAGAGCGGCGCCCCGACCATGAGCAACTTGCAGCGTCAGGCGGCCGCGGCCCGGGCCATGGCCGCGGACACCACCCGGGTCGGCGGGACGCCCTTCGTGCTGAGCTGGGAGCGGGCGGCCGATGCCGCGGTGCGGGCCCAGATGCAAAAGGTCGACTGGGAGGCCGGCCTGCTCAACAGCTTCGCGCTGCGCGACCTGAGCCTCATCGCGCTCGACCTGGGCACGGCGCACGAGGACTACCGGTCGCAGGAGAAGCTCGTCGACCGCCGCAACGGCTCGCTCACCTACACCACCGACTCCCAGAAGAGCCTGACGGCCAACCTCTCGCTGGCCCAGAGCTGGAGCCGCGACGAGGTCACCAACGCCACGGGCCTGACCACCGCCAACGAGCGCGACGTGCGCACGGCCAACACCACGGTCCAGCGCACGGGCCTGGGCCTGCTCGGCGGGCTGCACGACGTGAACGTCCGCGGCACCTTCACCGAACAGCGGGCCGAGCAGCTCGGCATGCGCAACGACATCTCCGAGGGCCAGCTCGACGGCGCGCTGCGCTCCAAGGTCGCGGCCGGGGACTGGCTCGTCGTGCGGACCGGCCTGTACGGCGCCACCCAGAGCGGCGAGCGCTCCCTGGGCCTGCAGACGAACCCCTCGAGCACCAGCGGCGACACCCTGCGCTTCGGCGCCTACTACGACCGGGGCGCCTGGAACGGCGGGTTCACGTTGGCGAGCTCGAACTTCGACCGGCGCTACCTCGACTACCGCCGCAACGCCAACGGCGTCGTGGACACCATCGGCGTGGACGAGAAGATCGTGAAGGAGCTGGAGAGCGACGACGCGATGACCCTGGCCTGGGACAACGCCCTGCGCGTGTGGGGCGTGAGCTTCGGCGCCAAGCTGGCCCGCGACATGTCGCAGAACGGCTTCCGCGCCAGCGGCATCGGCATGCGGGAGCGCCACCTGGACCGCGCCACCCTCGACCTGGGCTTCCGGGCGACCCGCCTGGACTCCGTCCAGTTCCAGTACGGCTACCTCTGGAAGTGGGACGACCAGACCTTCAAGGGCGCCACCAACCCGCGCGGCCGCCAGATCTCGCAGTCCCGCGACTTCAAGTTCAGCTGGGTCCACGACCTGTTCCGGCACACCGACCTGCGGCTGGCCTACACCACGGGGCTGTCGCAGGAGATCGCCGAGCGCATGTTCAACCAGAACGACCGCGACCGGCTCGAGACCACCCTGAACCTCAAGGTCGACACGACCTTCGACAACCTCTTCAAGGTGAACCTGGCCTTCGACGCCCGCCACCTCGAGGACATCTCGATCCGGCGCGAGCGGTCGGCCAACAACAGCGTCAAGGACACCTACGAGGTCGCCCCCGGCTACTCCTGGCCGGTCGCGCCGTGGCTGGACCTGGCGCAGAGCTTCCGCGTCTGGATCCAGTTCACCGACTACGTCTACTCCGGGTTCGAGGGCATCGACAAGCAGGACGACTACAACAAGCGCGGCAACCTGAACACCAGGGTCACGATCCGGGTGAACAGCCGCCTGCGCGTGACCCTGCGCCACGACTTCGACGTCAAGTCCAACGCCAAGGAGTCGCGCTCCGACGCCGCCGGCCGCACGTACTACAGCCGCGAGCAGACCCAGGACAACTCCAAGGTCGACGTCAGCCTGAACTACAAGCCGACCCCGTGGCTGACCCTGGACGGCGCCACCTACCAGGCGCGCGACTACAAGGAGACCTTCGGCGCGCGCGTGACCGAGACCGAGCGCTTCAGCGGCCAGGTCAGCGTGGGCGGGCAGATCCAGCTGACCAGCAAGGACGGCACGCGCACCCTGAAGGCCAGCGTCCACCGGTTCTTCGCCCACGGTCCGAGCGTCCAGGAGTACAACAGCGCCTACTGGGACGCCGACATCCAGATGAAGTGGAGTTTTTGATGACCCACTATCGTCGAGGCTCATTTCTTGCTATAATAATCTTGTCCCTGGGCTTGGCCCCCGTGCTGGGGGGGTGCCTGTTCGAGCCGCGGAGCGCGGAACCGCCGACGGGCGGCTCGATCACGTACTTCGACCAGTCGCAGCCCCAGAACGTCCTGGCGAACCTGGAGATCGCGTTCCAGAACCGGGACGCCGCCGGCTACGAGCGCCAGATCGCCGCGGACTTCAGCTACGAGCCGGACGGGGACACCCAGGCGTCGTACCCGGACGTGGACTGGACGACCTGGAACCGCGAGACCGAAATCGCGTTCATCCAGAGCTTCTTCAACAACGTGGACGGGATCGCGGCGAACCT
The window above is part of the bacterium genome. Proteins encoded here:
- the mfd gene encoding transcription-repair coupling factor, which produces LSGLHGSSASLLLADWFRRERRAALVVAPSRDAALRLADDLEAWLGPGDVVYLPQQEVLVYDRQSPDAELVGALMAGLARLGTGAPALAVTSLYGLRQRGLSPSRLAAATLALAVGGRHDREGFCARLGELGYACVGLVARTGEYARRGALIDLFPPGDHPLRVEFFDDEIISLRTFDPSTQRTLAKLERIDVLPVSHLVLDDEAVLEAQLRVEQLVEDGELADDDRLDLDARLEERVHAAGLEAFLPLFGATALLTDHLPPDACLIWSDPAALAAQSELLDEEIPRLRETRLRHDPWLPDTAELVAPAGELAVLTLPQAALSGGWVGDDPVRWLERDAFETARFDTHRPGLRGGDVARLAAALSAWEKEGRFACVLCDNQGQASRLAELLLEQEGALPAAMPVVGRLAEGFLWPAAGLALVTDHEFFDRYQRPARARFRGGAVVKDSGNLQAGEYVVHVEYGIGLYRGLRRITVQDAERECLLLEYAAGDKVYVPVEKIGLVERFSSDRAAAPELSRLGTASWARVTKKARKAIQAMAAELLNLYAARQSLPGFAFPPDGDLLRSLEESFLHEETPDQLTSIADVKHDMERAQPMDRLVCGDVGYGKTEVAMRAAFKAVEAGRQAAVLCPTTLLAHQHGETFAERYRDFPARVAVLSRFQSPREQREVVRRAREGELDVLIGTHRLLSRDVRFQRLGLLVIDEEHRFGVRHKERLKQLRKEVDVLTLSATPIPRTLYLSLMGARDMSLITTPPRDRLPIHTEICAYSEEVLQEAILRELHRGGQVFFVHNRVETIQATASKVRELLPSVRVCVAHGQMDEDALERVMAAFLAQEFDVLVTTTIIESGLDMPRVNTIVIDRADRFGLAQLYQIRGRVGRSSQRAFAYLMTPPGEALSQDARRRLSALQEFQALGSGYHIAMRDLEIRGAGNILGQEQHGHLEAIGFDLYCRLLDEAVSELRGDGRATALDVKIDLKLPAYLPDDYIGDPEQKMDLYRRLVRIADDRGFRLVADEIRDRYGPPPPPVANLLQIGRIRALAARNGVEEIRVGRRELSLFFAGGREPSPLILRGLMGTGPKGLMFRAVDQLELKIPATRDDAPAAAYHILDLIDRLREDAGGDPAAAVPSKPLSRVKETS
- a CDS encoding peptidylprolyl isomerase — translated: MMAARRWMATAALALAAVSAKAPAARAQDAASAAAPDTTAATATMATATPELVDRIMVVVDEEAILQSDLEREIALYHLESRNMGAPDDKDEATVRAEVLDRLIESKLIIAAARREEIEISEESVEREVQANIDQLVRYYGSQARLEAELADNAMTLDDYRRRSASQLRDQHYMRAVVNRFIRPGIEVREEEVEAYYAAHRDEVPAAPDTLALSDILIAVQPSPEVQRDLQAKLGAVMQELGRGDAFGAVADRHTAGPGAGAGGRIGLVRPGELFSRALEDAVFSLQEGETSQPVVTERGLHVVHVDKVGEEGREISQIFFPIEVTEDDVARSRAEAEAAHARLTAGEPFAKVAAEVSVDPGSAPRGGELGTFVLDELSPTIREHLAEAAAGAITPPFLTPAGFYIFLVRERTAGASAGFEELRDQVRQAVESQKLQEALAVYVEGLRARFAVDRKD
- a CDS encoding TatD family hydrolase, which produces MYTDTHLHLDRREFAGEVDAVLDRAARAGVTRLINIGYDLPSSEASVALARGDGRLRAAVGVHPHDALVIADADGAVTPDGERALARLAELAADPRVVAIGEIGLDFYRDLSPRPAQRAALRAQLALASRLDLPVVLHVRDAQDDIVDELEAAGVPARGGILHSFAGGAGHAAWGVAHGFLLGIGGPVTYRNSGLPEVLAGVAPEHLVLETDAPWLPPVPHRGARNEPAFLPFTAARVAEICGLAAPELARITGANVDRLCGARGWA
- a CDS encoding stage 0 sporulation family protein — translated: MSDWIEPPRGPEPDAAAPAAQQDAPHDAPLEASYDASYEAPHAAASPASDPDALVMVQFKGHRKACYHNRRAVGLDVGDYCMVEADRGRDMGRVCYVGPGKEVWRREAARQGVLATCGPDDLKRLHENRADEWECYDICLEKIQERRLEMELVTVERQYDRNKITFFFTAEKRVDFRQLVKDLAAIFRTRIELRQIGVRDEAKIKGGMGICGRELCCSSFLGEFSPVTLKMAKGQQLPLSPNKLSGLCGRLRCCLSYEHEGYLESLARMPRVGARVTTPRGEGRVRKLDLLRETATVQLDEGAQTLVLGAAEMTWDVRQDLPRSRQRRPRKPCHRDEPTEH
- a CDS encoding peptidyl-prolyl cis-trans isomerase; the protein is MTSNARRFLAAAAATAALALVLGAAGCGGKSEKPAAGADKEDGRVVVNVGERKVTAGYYQSRLQKMAANDLPRDAEGKAFDTATPAGRRAFLDVIINKELMVLKAKELGYDEQEDVKKLIEAVVYYQSTQVMRTDLIQKPGEEVSAEEIKAYHDRRTQVRHFEFIICNFEADAAKARQAVLDGGLWETVAEEYNDGSRGPSNDYRMQLQFGTADDMFERPLFELGVGEVSRPIESVYGYWVVRLDSVQTVRERPLDDEYRERIRATISQKRAKLREATFIKESRERHEFKYDDAALWIVFNGMPEDEPYLDQATQKPVEKERLRPLDVPASELGRFFFSFRPDPDQEPQVWTIGDYKAKYDEMSVFQRPKRNTLLGGVKNKLFGDMVDQALYAAEARERGYDKDPRVIAEANERSEQHMLSLFHDEVVKYDEHVSMEAIRALYEENPAVYRVPEERRGRIMMCADKSAAEAAAADLAAGQPWSTVFAARNKSTGGTPEGQISINELAQSADRDRLFALTRPGEVSAPFPSHDLWCLVMLDNATPGRQKPLDEVINDVGARVKRKRQDEALQTLLAQWRNEYPIKINDRVLDSLPSWEQLQASKPASK